Proteins co-encoded in one Coregonus clupeaformis isolate EN_2021a chromosome 5, ASM2061545v1, whole genome shotgun sequence genomic window:
- the scn3b gene encoding sodium channel subunit beta-3 isoform X2, with translation MRTRTRVILYSLLLLVLVVQVSRPVCVDVPSETEAVVGNPMKLTCISCMKREEVSAETRVDWYYIPPGEEPIPIYLFDGHPRELDGPWQGRLVWNGSRDLQELSISILNVTMNDTGTYKCVVFRQFEFESYSPSVIKTLVINLVVRQEASDDTTALYSEIMMYVLLVFLTCWLLVEMVYCYRKISRSDEQAQDTAY, from the exons ATGAGAACTCGAACCAGGgttatattgtattccctattaCTTTTGGTTTTAGTAG TGCAGGTGAGCAGGCCAGTATGTGTAGATGTGCCCTCGGAAACAGAGGCGGTCGTTGGGAACCCCATGAAACTGACCTGCATCTCCTGTatgaagagagaggaggtcaGCGCAGAGACACGCGTGGACTGGTACTACATCCCACCTGGCGAAGAACCCATCCCT ATCTACCTGTTTGATGGGCACCCCAGGGAGCTGGATGGGCCTTGGCAGGGTCGCTTGGTGTGGAATGGAAGTAGAGACCTGCAGGAACTCTCCATCAGTATCCTCAACGTCACAATGAACGACACGGGCACCTACAAGTGTgtggtgttccggcagtttgagTTTGAGTCCTACTCCCCCTCGGTTATCAAAACCCTGGTAATCAACCTGGTGGTCAGACAGGAAG CCAGTGACGACACCACTGCCCTGTACTCAGAGATCATGATGTACGTCCTGCTGGTCTTCCTCACCTGCTGGCTCCTGGTGGAGATGGTCTACTGCTACAGGAAGATCTCCAGGTCAGACGAGCAGGCCCAGGACACCGC GTACTGA
- the scn3b gene encoding sodium channel subunit beta-3 isoform X1: MRTRTRVILYSLLLLVLVVQVSRPVCVDVPSETEAVVGNPMKLTCISCMKREEVSAETRVDWYYIPPGEEPIPIYLFDGHPRELDGPWQGRLVWNGSRDLQELSISILNVTMNDTGTYKCVVFRQFEFESYSPSVIKTLVINLVVRQEASDDTTALYSEIMMYVLLVFLTCWLLVEMVYCYRKISRSDEQAQDTATNYLAIPSENKENLGVPVTE, from the exons ATGAGAACTCGAACCAGGgttatattgtattccctattaCTTTTGGTTTTAGTAG TGCAGGTGAGCAGGCCAGTATGTGTAGATGTGCCCTCGGAAACAGAGGCGGTCGTTGGGAACCCCATGAAACTGACCTGCATCTCCTGTatgaagagagaggaggtcaGCGCAGAGACACGCGTGGACTGGTACTACATCCCACCTGGCGAAGAACCCATCCCT ATCTACCTGTTTGATGGGCACCCCAGGGAGCTGGATGGGCCTTGGCAGGGTCGCTTGGTGTGGAATGGAAGTAGAGACCTGCAGGAACTCTCCATCAGTATCCTCAACGTCACAATGAACGACACGGGCACCTACAAGTGTgtggtgttccggcagtttgagTTTGAGTCCTACTCCCCCTCGGTTATCAAAACCCTGGTAATCAACCTGGTGGTCAGACAGGAAG CCAGTGACGACACCACTGCCCTGTACTCAGAGATCATGATGTACGTCCTGCTGGTCTTCCTCACCTGCTGGCTCCTGGTGGAGATGGTCTACTGCTACAGGAAGATCTCCAGGTCAGACGAGCAGGCCCAGGACACCGC AACAAACTACCTAGCCATTCCCTCAGAAAATAAAGAGAACCTGGGTGTTCCAGTTACAGAATAA
- the scn3b gene encoding sodium channel subunit beta-3 isoform X3, with amino-acid sequence MKLTCISCMKREEVSAETRVDWYYIPPGEEPIPIYLFDGHPRELDGPWQGRLVWNGSRDLQELSISILNVTMNDTGTYKCVVFRQFEFESYSPSVIKTLVINLVVRQEASDDTTALYSEIMMYVLLVFLTCWLLVEMVYCYRKISRSDEQAQDTATNYLAIPSENKENLGVPVTE; translated from the exons ATGAAACTGACCTGCATCTCCTGTatgaagagagaggaggtcaGCGCAGAGACACGCGTGGACTGGTACTACATCCCACCTGGCGAAGAACCCATCCCT ATCTACCTGTTTGATGGGCACCCCAGGGAGCTGGATGGGCCTTGGCAGGGTCGCTTGGTGTGGAATGGAAGTAGAGACCTGCAGGAACTCTCCATCAGTATCCTCAACGTCACAATGAACGACACGGGCACCTACAAGTGTgtggtgttccggcagtttgagTTTGAGTCCTACTCCCCCTCGGTTATCAAAACCCTGGTAATCAACCTGGTGGTCAGACAGGAAG CCAGTGACGACACCACTGCCCTGTACTCAGAGATCATGATGTACGTCCTGCTGGTCTTCCTCACCTGCTGGCTCCTGGTGGAGATGGTCTACTGCTACAGGAAGATCTCCAGGTCAGACGAGCAGGCCCAGGACACCGC AACAAACTACCTAGCCATTCCCTCAGAAAATAAAGAGAACCTGGGTGTTCCAGTTACAGAATAA